One region of Streptomyces rishiriensis genomic DNA includes:
- a CDS encoding MerR family transcriptional regulator: MTADDSYNRLDDDDYPAYTMGRAAEMVGTTQGFLRALGEARLITPLRSEGGHRRYSRYQLRIAARARELVDHGTPIEAACRIIILEDQLEEAQRINAEYRRAASRHTAGI, from the coding sequence GTGACAGCAGACGATTCGTACAACCGACTCGACGACGATGACTACCCCGCCTACACCATGGGCCGGGCCGCCGAAATGGTCGGCACCACCCAGGGCTTCCTCCGTGCCCTCGGCGAAGCCCGCCTCATCACCCCGCTCCGCTCCGAGGGCGGACATCGCCGCTATTCCCGCTACCAGCTGCGGATCGCCGCCCGCGCCCGGGAACTCGTCGACCACGGGACGCCCATCGAGGCCGCCTGCCGCATCATCATCCTCGAAGATCAGCTCGAAGAGGCACAGCGCATCAACGCGGAGTACCGCCGCGCCGCATCCCGGCACACAGCCGGTATCTGA